A region of the Flintibacter sp. KGMB00164 genome:
AGGAATACTGAGCGCCGGACATGTAGAGCTGGGTGCCCGTCATGATGGGGGACACCGAGGCGTCCACCTCCATCACCGCTTTCAGCTCCTTGCCGGTGAGGTAACAGGATACCAGGGGATAGCCGGACTTTCCGTCCTCTCCCACGCCCATGGACAGTACGTCAAAGGCCTGGGAGGTGGTAATATTTCCCTTGTAGAGAGAGGCCCGCAGCACCCCGTCGGCCACTACCGCCACCGTCTCCACATCGGGGGCGTCTTCCAGCAGTGTGGTGGAGGCCCAGTGGTAGGCATCGGCCACCAGGTTTCCAAGGGCATTGTCCACCCGGTCCTTGTTCTGGGGCTTGGGCAGGTCGTAGTCGCTGGTGGTGAGCACTTGGTCGTAGCTCAGGCCATAAGAGGCAAGATAGCTGGAGCTGACCTGATTTTTCCATCCTTCCACCAAGGTTGCGATGGTCTGGTCCTCCGCTACTGTCTCATCAATGGGTGTCAAGTGATAATCCTTTAGGGTCTTCTCCCCATCCTCAGTCCACTCCAGAGTGATGGAGCCCAGGTTCTCACAGTAAGGCCCGGCAGAGACGATATAGGTATCCCCTTCTACGATGGGCTCGGTGAGGGTGGTGTGGGTGTGGCCGGAGATAATGAGGTCAATGCCGTCCACCTTCTTGGCCAGCTGCTGATCCTCCGACTTGCTCTCCTTAACGTTAGTACCGCCGTGGGACAGGCAGATAATGAACTGGGCACCCTGCTCCTCCAAAGCCTTCACACACCGTTTGGCGGCCTCAATGGGGTCCTCCAGGGTAAAGCCGGAGGTGGGGGCGCAGTCATCGGAGTCGGTACCCATCAGGCCGAAAATGCCGTAGGTGATACCGCCCCGTTCCAGGAGCATATAGTCCTTCACCCCGTAGGCCGACATAGCCCGCTGGATATCCAGCTGGTCGGGGTTGTCGTCGGAGGGTTTGTAGTTTGCCATGAGCAAAGCAGGCACCGTATCCCCGCTGGTGCGGGCGGCGGTAAGCATCCGGGCAAAACCCAGTCCCTCGTGGTCAAACTCGTGGTTTCCGGCGGTGGTGGCGTCATAGCCCAGGGCTCCCATGGTGCGCAGCTCCGGCGCTTTTGAGGTGTACAGAGTCTGGATCAGGGAACCAATGGAGAAGTCACCGCCATCCAGCGTCAAAGCATCGGGATGCTGGGCGCGCTCCTGCCGGAGCACGGTAGCCAGCCGGGCATAGCCCCCCGACTCTCCGCCGTCGGCAGCCGTTTGGGGCAGAAAATGGGAGTGGAGGTCGTGGGTAAAGAGCACTGTGGTCTCATGGCTCTCCCCCTCCCCCGCAGCCAGGACGGCGCAGGGCAGGGCGGCACACAAGAGCAGCAGCACCAGTATTATGGCCGCAGCCCGCAATCTCTTCACAGCAGCGCCTCCTTTACACTTCCATATGAGCTTCATCGCTCCCTATTCTGCCACAAAATCCCCAAATAAGCAAGAGCGGAATCCATTGATTCCCTCTCTGGATTCCGCTCGTTTCTGTTTATTTTTATTTTTTAAGGTAATTTCAACGGATCAGGTCAAATTGTACCGGCTGTTCAAACAATTGCCGCACCTGTCCGCTCTCCCGGGTCTGGCCCAGCGCCCACATAAGCTTGGCAGTGGCCGCCTCCAGGGTCATGTTATAGGCCTCCATCAGCTGATACTTCTCTTTTACCTGGTAG
Encoded here:
- a CDS encoding bifunctional UDP-sugar hydrolase/5'-nucleotidase encodes the protein MKRLRAAAIILVLLLLCAALPCAVLAAGEGESHETTVLFTHDLHSHFLPQTAADGGESGGYARLATVLRQERAQHPDALTLDGGDFSIGSLIQTLYTSKAPELRTMGALGYDATTAGNHEFDHEGLGFARMLTAARTSGDTVPALLMANYKPSDDNPDQLDIQRAMSAYGVKDYMLLERGGITYGIFGLMGTDSDDCAPTSGFTLEDPIEAAKRCVKALEEQGAQFIICLSHGGTNVKESKSEDQQLAKKVDGIDLIISGHTHTTLTEPIVEGDTYIVSAGPYCENLGSITLEWTEDGEKTLKDYHLTPIDETVAEDQTIATLVEGWKNQVSSSYLASYGLSYDQVLTTSDYDLPKPQNKDRVDNALGNLVADAYHWASTTLLEDAPDVETVAVVADGVLRASLYKGNITTSQAFDVLSMGVGEDGKSGYPLVSCYLTGKELKAVMEVDASVSPIMTGTQLYMSGAQYSFNTHRLIFNRVTGAQLEEPAYAVNFGSQSLSKLENDKLYRVVSGMYSAQMLGTVKDKSFGILSIVPKDENGQPITDFSTRILRDKNGNEIKEWYALAAYLQNFGTDGIPSHYEAGSCKTISTSWNPIELVKNPSLFFVGLVLILILLVVLVVFLVRTLIRRGRRRRGGGYRRRRFL